From a single Ascaphus truei isolate aAscTru1 chromosome 2, aAscTru1.hap1, whole genome shotgun sequence genomic region:
- the BHLHE22 gene encoding class E basic helix-loop-helix protein 22, which produces MERALHMAEEDLFRKSLSASAKRMESAFRSPPGLDLPQQQGERSPLHCYQGPDPATAALLLRHHQPPPGGVGVGVVGTTADSLALAAANMCAKYGEGAGREAESSGGEDQSPDEDSSDGRCELLRAGERGSPAGGRADAPGAPGGGKKSKEQKALRLNINARERRRMHDLNDALDELRAVIPYAHSPSVRKLSKIATLLLAKNYILMQAQALEEMRRLVAYLNQGQAISAAAIPSAAAAAAAAAAALHPSLGAYEQAAATAGYPFSTGLPAASACPDKCALFSSVSSSLCKQCTEKP; this is translated from the coding sequence atGGAGAGAGCGCTGCACATGGCAGAGGAGGACTTGTTCCGCAAGAGCCTCAGCGCCTCGGCTAAGAGGATGGAGTCTGCCTTCCGATCCCCTCCGGGGCTGGACCTGCCCCAGCAGCAGGGGGAGCGCTCCCCGCTGCACTGCTACCAGGGCCCGGACCCCGCCACCGCCGCGCTGCTGCTGCGGCACCACCAGCCCCCCCCGGGAGGAGTCGGAGTAGGAGTAGTGGGGACCACGGCGGACTCCCTGGCGCTGGCCGCCGCCAACATGTGCGCTAAGTACGGGGAGGGCGCGGGCCGGGAGGCGGAGAGCAGCGGGGGGGAGGACCAGAGCCCGGACGAGGACAGCAGCGACGGCCGCTGCGAGCTGCTGAGAGCGGGGGAGCGGGGCTCCCcggcgggggggagagcggacgcgCCCGGCGCGCCGGGCGGCGGCAAGAAGTCCAAGGAGCAGAAAGCCCTGCGGTTAAACATCAACGCCCGGGAGCGGCGGCGCATGCACGACCTGAACGACGCGCTGGACGAGCTGCGGGCGGTCATCCCCTACGCGCACAGCCCCTCGGTCAGGAAGCTCTCCAAGATCGCCACGCTGCTGCTGGCCAAGAACTACATCCTCATGCAGGCGCAGGCGCTGGAGGAGATGCGCAGGCTGGTGGCTTATCTCAACCAGGGCCAGGCCATTTCCGCCGCGGCCATACCCAGCGCGGCGGCGGCGgccgcggcggcggcggcagcgctGCACCCGTCACTGGGAGCCTATGAGCAGGCGGCGGCCACCGCGGGGTACCCGTTCAGCACCGGACTTCCCGCGGCCAGCGCCTGCCCGGACAAGTGCGCCCTGTTCAGCAGCGTGTCGTCCAGTCTGTGCAAGCAGTGCACGGAGAAGCCTTAA